A genomic region of Lagopus muta isolate bLagMut1 chromosome 19, bLagMut1 primary, whole genome shotgun sequence contains the following coding sequences:
- the POMT1 gene encoding protein O-mannosyl-transferase 1 isoform X2: MLGFLKKPVVVTAEINLNLVALTVVGLMSRLWGLSYPRAVVFDEVYYGQFVSLYMKRIFFVDDSGPPLGHMLLALGGYLGGFDGNFLWNRIGAEYSTNVPVCSLRFLPALAGALCIPLAYQILVELQFSHCAALGAALLILLENSLITQSRFMLLESILIFFILLAVLSYLKFYNLQRHSSFSARWWFWLLLTGVACSCAVGVKYMGLFTYMLLLAIAGLHFWHMLGDQNLSNVSLVCHFLARGLTLLIIPVAMYLSFFYVHLTLLYRSGPHDQIMTSAFQASLEGGLARITQGQPLEVAYGSQITLRNVLGKPMQCWLHSHTNTYPIRYENGRGSSHQQQVTCYPFKDVNNWWIVKDPGMQQLVVSNPPRPVRHGHVVQLVHGITTRYLNTHDVAAPLSPHSQEVSCYIDYNISMPAQNLWRVEIVNRESDTDVWKTILSEVRFVHVNTSAVLKLSGASLPEWGYRQLEVVGEKLSKGYHQSMVWNVEEHRYGKSQEQKEREVELHSPTRMDISKNLSFMAKFTELQWKILTLKSEDTEHKYSSSALDWITMDTNIAYWLHPTSGAQIHLLGNVCTWASANVAAVVYTCLSLWYLIRRRRKIYDVPEDAWQLWVSAGQICVGGWVVNYLPFFLMEKTLFLYHYLPALTFQILLIPIVLQHLSDHLCRSLLSKSMFSALTVAWFSSVCFAYRTFSPVTYGQPLSVAELKDLRWKDSWNILIPKQGR, encoded by the exons ATGTTGGGATTTCTGAAGAAGCCAGTTGTGGTTACTGCTGAGATAAATCTCAACCTTGTGGCGCTGACTGTCGTGGGATTGATGAGCCGTCTGTGGGGGCTTTCCTATCCACGTGCTGTTGT ttttgaTGAAGTTTATTATGGCCAATTTGTTTCCCTGTACATGAAGAGAATCTTCTTTGTGGATGACAGCGGCCCGCCGCTTGGCCATATGCTGCTAGCTTTGGGAG GTTACTTAGGAGGATTTGATGGAAACTTCTTATGGAACAGGATTGGAGCTg AATACAGCACCAACGTTCCTGTGTGCTCCTTGAGGTTCCTGCCAGCACTGGCTGGTGCTCTCTGCATCCCCTTGGCATACCAGATTTTGGTAGAACTGCAGTTCTCCCACTGTGCTGCGCTTGGAGCTGCTCTTCTCATTCTCTTAG AGAACTCTCTGATCACTCAGTCAAGATTCATGCTTCTGGAATccatactgattttttttatcctgcttgcagttttgtcctacCTGAAGTTCTACAATTTGCAGAGGCACAG TTCCTTCTCCGCAAGGTGGTGGTTTTGGCTGCTGTTGACTGGAGTAGCTTGTTCTTGTGCTGTTGG AGTGAAATACATGGGCCTGTTTACCTATATGCTGCTCCTGGCCATTGCAGGACTCCACTTCTGGCACATGTTAGGAGACCAGAACTTGTCAAAT GTTTCCTTGGTATGCCATTTTCTAGCTAGGGGGCTGACCCTCCTCATCATCCCCGTGGCCATGTACCTGTCCTTCTTCTATGTTCACCTGACCTTGCTGTATCGCTCCGGGCCTCATGACCAGATTATGACAAGTGCTTTCCAAGCCAGCTTAGAG GGTGGGCTGGCTCGAATCACTCAGGGCCAGCCCTTAGAGGTGGCCTACGGCTCTCAGATCACTCTGCGGAACGTGCTGGGCAAGCCCATGCAGTGTTGGCTCCATTCTCACACAAACACTTATCCCATCAG GTATGAGAATGGCCGAGGTAGCTCTCATCAGCAACAGGTGACCTGTTATCCCTTTAAGGATGTGAACAACTGGTGGATTGTCAAAGATCCTGGAAT gcagcagctggtggTGAGTAACCCACCCCGTCCTGTCAGGCATGGGCACGTCGTGCAGCTGGTCCATGGCATCACAACTCGGTACCTCAACAC GCACGATGTTGCTGCCCCTCTCAGCCCCCACTCCCAGGAAGTTTCCTGCTATATTGATTATAACATTTCCATGCCAGCACAGAACCTCTGGAGGGTG GAAATTGTGAATCGTGAGTCTGACACGGACGTGTGGAAAACCATTCTGTCAGAAGTGAGGTTTGTTCACGTGAATACCTCTGCAGTTCTAAAG CTCAGTGGAGCATCTTTACCTGAGTGGGGATACCGGCAGCTGGAGGTGGTTGGAGAGAAGCTGTCCAAAGGCTACCACCAGAGCATGGTGTGGAATGTGGAAGAGCACAGATATGGGAAAA GCCAAGAGCAAAAAGAGAGGGAAGTGGAACTCCACTCTCCTACACGGATGGATATAAGTAAAAACCTAAGCTTCATGGCAAagttcacagaattgcag tggaaGATACTCACATTGAAAAGTGAAGACACAGAACATAAGtacagctcctctgctctggatTGGATCACAATGGACACAAATATTGCATACTGGCTACACCCAACCTCTGGT GCCCAGATCCATCTCCTTGGGAATGTTTGCACCTGGGCTTCAGCTAACGTGGCTGCTGTGGTCTACACGTGTCTGTCCCTGTGGTATTTGATAAGAcgaagaagaaaaatttatgATGTTCCTGAAG ATGCGTGGCAGCTGTGGGTATCAGCTGGGCAGATCTGTGTTGGAGGCTGGGTTGTGAATTACCTGCCCTTCTTTCTGATGGAGAAGACACTTTTCCTATACCACTACTTGCCTGCCCTCACGTTCCAGATTCTCCTGATTCCCATTGTATTACAGCATCTCAGTGATCATCTCTGCAG ATCTCTGCTTTCCAAGAGCATGTTCAGTGCACTGACTGTAGCCTGGTTCTCCTCAGTGTGCTTTGCCTATCGCACCTTCAGCCCTGTGACCTACGGGCAGCCCCTGTCTGTTGCTGAGCTCAAGGACCTGCGCTGGAAGGACAGCTGGAACATCCTCATCCCAAAGCAGGGACGCTGA
- the POMT1 gene encoding protein O-mannosyl-transferase 1 isoform X3, with the protein MLGFLKKPVVVTAEINLNLVALTVVGLMSRLWGLSYPRAVVFDEVYYGQFVSLYMKRIFFVDDSGPPLGHMLLALGGYLGGFDGNFLWNRIGAEYSTNVPVCSLRFLPALAGALCIPLAYQILVELQFSHCAALGAALLILLENSLITQSRFMLLESILIFFILLAVLSYLKFYNLQRHSSFSARWWFWLLLTGVACSCAVGVKYMGLFTYMLLLAIAGLHFWHMLGDQNLSNVSLVCHFLARGLTLLIIPVAMYLSFFYVHLTLLYRSGPHDQIMTSAFQASLEGGLARITQGQPLEVAYGSQITLRNVLGKPMQCWLHSHTNTYPIRQQLVVSNPPRPVRHGHVVQLVHGITTRYLNTHDVAAPLSPHSQEVSCYIDYNISMPAQNLWRVEIVNRESDTDVWKTILSEVRFVHVNTSAVLKLSGASLPEWGYRQLEVVGEKLSKGYHQSMVWNVEEHRYGKSQEQKEREVELHSPTRMDISKNLSFMAKFTELQWKILTLKSEDTEHKYSSSALDWITMDTNIAYWLHPTSGVSSKVGAQIHLLGNVCTWASANVAAVVYTCLSLWYLIRRRRKIYDVPEDAWQLWVSAGQICVGGWVVNYLPFFLMEKTLFLYHYLPALTFQILLIPIVLQHLSDHLCRSLLSKSMFSALTVAWFSSVCFAYRTFSPVTYGQPLSVAELKDLRWKDSWNILIPKQGR; encoded by the exons ATGTTGGGATTTCTGAAGAAGCCAGTTGTGGTTACTGCTGAGATAAATCTCAACCTTGTGGCGCTGACTGTCGTGGGATTGATGAGCCGTCTGTGGGGGCTTTCCTATCCACGTGCTGTTGT ttttgaTGAAGTTTATTATGGCCAATTTGTTTCCCTGTACATGAAGAGAATCTTCTTTGTGGATGACAGCGGCCCGCCGCTTGGCCATATGCTGCTAGCTTTGGGAG GTTACTTAGGAGGATTTGATGGAAACTTCTTATGGAACAGGATTGGAGCTg AATACAGCACCAACGTTCCTGTGTGCTCCTTGAGGTTCCTGCCAGCACTGGCTGGTGCTCTCTGCATCCCCTTGGCATACCAGATTTTGGTAGAACTGCAGTTCTCCCACTGTGCTGCGCTTGGAGCTGCTCTTCTCATTCTCTTAG AGAACTCTCTGATCACTCAGTCAAGATTCATGCTTCTGGAATccatactgattttttttatcctgcttgcagttttgtcctacCTGAAGTTCTACAATTTGCAGAGGCACAG TTCCTTCTCCGCAAGGTGGTGGTTTTGGCTGCTGTTGACTGGAGTAGCTTGTTCTTGTGCTGTTGG AGTGAAATACATGGGCCTGTTTACCTATATGCTGCTCCTGGCCATTGCAGGACTCCACTTCTGGCACATGTTAGGAGACCAGAACTTGTCAAAT GTTTCCTTGGTATGCCATTTTCTAGCTAGGGGGCTGACCCTCCTCATCATCCCCGTGGCCATGTACCTGTCCTTCTTCTATGTTCACCTGACCTTGCTGTATCGCTCCGGGCCTCATGACCAGATTATGACAAGTGCTTTCCAAGCCAGCTTAGAG GGTGGGCTGGCTCGAATCACTCAGGGCCAGCCCTTAGAGGTGGCCTACGGCTCTCAGATCACTCTGCGGAACGTGCTGGGCAAGCCCATGCAGTGTTGGCTCCATTCTCACACAAACACTTATCCCATCAG gcagcagctggtggTGAGTAACCCACCCCGTCCTGTCAGGCATGGGCACGTCGTGCAGCTGGTCCATGGCATCACAACTCGGTACCTCAACAC GCACGATGTTGCTGCCCCTCTCAGCCCCCACTCCCAGGAAGTTTCCTGCTATATTGATTATAACATTTCCATGCCAGCACAGAACCTCTGGAGGGTG GAAATTGTGAATCGTGAGTCTGACACGGACGTGTGGAAAACCATTCTGTCAGAAGTGAGGTTTGTTCACGTGAATACCTCTGCAGTTCTAAAG CTCAGTGGAGCATCTTTACCTGAGTGGGGATACCGGCAGCTGGAGGTGGTTGGAGAGAAGCTGTCCAAAGGCTACCACCAGAGCATGGTGTGGAATGTGGAAGAGCACAGATATGGGAAAA GCCAAGAGCAAAAAGAGAGGGAAGTGGAACTCCACTCTCCTACACGGATGGATATAAGTAAAAACCTAAGCTTCATGGCAAagttcacagaattgcag tggaaGATACTCACATTGAAAAGTGAAGACACAGAACATAAGtacagctcctctgctctggatTGGATCACAATGGACACAAATATTGCATACTGGCTACACCCAACCTCTGGTGTGAGTAGCAAAGTGGGA GCCCAGATCCATCTCCTTGGGAATGTTTGCACCTGGGCTTCAGCTAACGTGGCTGCTGTGGTCTACACGTGTCTGTCCCTGTGGTATTTGATAAGAcgaagaagaaaaatttatgATGTTCCTGAAG ATGCGTGGCAGCTGTGGGTATCAGCTGGGCAGATCTGTGTTGGAGGCTGGGTTGTGAATTACCTGCCCTTCTTTCTGATGGAGAAGACACTTTTCCTATACCACTACTTGCCTGCCCTCACGTTCCAGATTCTCCTGATTCCCATTGTATTACAGCATCTCAGTGATCATCTCTGCAG ATCTCTGCTTTCCAAGAGCATGTTCAGTGCACTGACTGTAGCCTGGTTCTCCTCAGTGTGCTTTGCCTATCGCACCTTCAGCCCTGTGACCTACGGGCAGCCCCTGTCTGTTGCTGAGCTCAAGGACCTGCGCTGGAAGGACAGCTGGAACATCCTCATCCCAAAGCAGGGACGCTGA
- the POMT1 gene encoding protein O-mannosyl-transferase 1 isoform X1, translated as MLGFLKKPVVVTAEINLNLVALTVVGLMSRLWGLSYPRAVVFDEVYYGQFVSLYMKRIFFVDDSGPPLGHMLLALGGYLGGFDGNFLWNRIGAEYSTNVPVCSLRFLPALAGALCIPLAYQILVELQFSHCAALGAALLILLENSLITQSRFMLLESILIFFILLAVLSYLKFYNLQRHSSFSARWWFWLLLTGVACSCAVGVKYMGLFTYMLLLAIAGLHFWHMLGDQNLSNVSLVCHFLARGLTLLIIPVAMYLSFFYVHLTLLYRSGPHDQIMTSAFQASLEGGLARITQGQPLEVAYGSQITLRNVLGKPMQCWLHSHTNTYPIRYENGRGSSHQQQVTCYPFKDVNNWWIVKDPGMQQLVVSNPPRPVRHGHVVQLVHGITTRYLNTHDVAAPLSPHSQEVSCYIDYNISMPAQNLWRVEIVNRESDTDVWKTILSEVRFVHVNTSAVLKLSGASLPEWGYRQLEVVGEKLSKGYHQSMVWNVEEHRYGKSQEQKEREVELHSPTRMDISKNLSFMAKFTELQWKILTLKSEDTEHKYSSSALDWITMDTNIAYWLHPTSGVSSKVGAQIHLLGNVCTWASANVAAVVYTCLSLWYLIRRRRKIYDVPEDAWQLWVSAGQICVGGWVVNYLPFFLMEKTLFLYHYLPALTFQILLIPIVLQHLSDHLCRSLLSKSMFSALTVAWFSSVCFAYRTFSPVTYGQPLSVAELKDLRWKDSWNILIPKQGR; from the exons ATGTTGGGATTTCTGAAGAAGCCAGTTGTGGTTACTGCTGAGATAAATCTCAACCTTGTGGCGCTGACTGTCGTGGGATTGATGAGCCGTCTGTGGGGGCTTTCCTATCCACGTGCTGTTGT ttttgaTGAAGTTTATTATGGCCAATTTGTTTCCCTGTACATGAAGAGAATCTTCTTTGTGGATGACAGCGGCCCGCCGCTTGGCCATATGCTGCTAGCTTTGGGAG GTTACTTAGGAGGATTTGATGGAAACTTCTTATGGAACAGGATTGGAGCTg AATACAGCACCAACGTTCCTGTGTGCTCCTTGAGGTTCCTGCCAGCACTGGCTGGTGCTCTCTGCATCCCCTTGGCATACCAGATTTTGGTAGAACTGCAGTTCTCCCACTGTGCTGCGCTTGGAGCTGCTCTTCTCATTCTCTTAG AGAACTCTCTGATCACTCAGTCAAGATTCATGCTTCTGGAATccatactgattttttttatcctgcttgcagttttgtcctacCTGAAGTTCTACAATTTGCAGAGGCACAG TTCCTTCTCCGCAAGGTGGTGGTTTTGGCTGCTGTTGACTGGAGTAGCTTGTTCTTGTGCTGTTGG AGTGAAATACATGGGCCTGTTTACCTATATGCTGCTCCTGGCCATTGCAGGACTCCACTTCTGGCACATGTTAGGAGACCAGAACTTGTCAAAT GTTTCCTTGGTATGCCATTTTCTAGCTAGGGGGCTGACCCTCCTCATCATCCCCGTGGCCATGTACCTGTCCTTCTTCTATGTTCACCTGACCTTGCTGTATCGCTCCGGGCCTCATGACCAGATTATGACAAGTGCTTTCCAAGCCAGCTTAGAG GGTGGGCTGGCTCGAATCACTCAGGGCCAGCCCTTAGAGGTGGCCTACGGCTCTCAGATCACTCTGCGGAACGTGCTGGGCAAGCCCATGCAGTGTTGGCTCCATTCTCACACAAACACTTATCCCATCAG GTATGAGAATGGCCGAGGTAGCTCTCATCAGCAACAGGTGACCTGTTATCCCTTTAAGGATGTGAACAACTGGTGGATTGTCAAAGATCCTGGAAT gcagcagctggtggTGAGTAACCCACCCCGTCCTGTCAGGCATGGGCACGTCGTGCAGCTGGTCCATGGCATCACAACTCGGTACCTCAACAC GCACGATGTTGCTGCCCCTCTCAGCCCCCACTCCCAGGAAGTTTCCTGCTATATTGATTATAACATTTCCATGCCAGCACAGAACCTCTGGAGGGTG GAAATTGTGAATCGTGAGTCTGACACGGACGTGTGGAAAACCATTCTGTCAGAAGTGAGGTTTGTTCACGTGAATACCTCTGCAGTTCTAAAG CTCAGTGGAGCATCTTTACCTGAGTGGGGATACCGGCAGCTGGAGGTGGTTGGAGAGAAGCTGTCCAAAGGCTACCACCAGAGCATGGTGTGGAATGTGGAAGAGCACAGATATGGGAAAA GCCAAGAGCAAAAAGAGAGGGAAGTGGAACTCCACTCTCCTACACGGATGGATATAAGTAAAAACCTAAGCTTCATGGCAAagttcacagaattgcag tggaaGATACTCACATTGAAAAGTGAAGACACAGAACATAAGtacagctcctctgctctggatTGGATCACAATGGACACAAATATTGCATACTGGCTACACCCAACCTCTGGTGTGAGTAGCAAAGTGGGA GCCCAGATCCATCTCCTTGGGAATGTTTGCACCTGGGCTTCAGCTAACGTGGCTGCTGTGGTCTACACGTGTCTGTCCCTGTGGTATTTGATAAGAcgaagaagaaaaatttatgATGTTCCTGAAG ATGCGTGGCAGCTGTGGGTATCAGCTGGGCAGATCTGTGTTGGAGGCTGGGTTGTGAATTACCTGCCCTTCTTTCTGATGGAGAAGACACTTTTCCTATACCACTACTTGCCTGCCCTCACGTTCCAGATTCTCCTGATTCCCATTGTATTACAGCATCTCAGTGATCATCTCTGCAG ATCTCTGCTTTCCAAGAGCATGTTCAGTGCACTGACTGTAGCCTGGTTCTCCTCAGTGTGCTTTGCCTATCGCACCTTCAGCCCTGTGACCTACGGGCAGCCCCTGTCTGTTGCTGAGCTCAAGGACCTGCGCTGGAAGGACAGCTGGAACATCCTCATCCCAAAGCAGGGACGCTGA